Genomic segment of Clostridium sp. Marseille-P299:
CCTATGTATTTCAAGATTTCCATCTTTTTAATTATATGTCAGCGATTGAAAATGTCATGTTAGCAATTGATATTACAGGTAAAATAAAAAATAATAAGTTAGCAAAAGAAAAAGCAGTTGAATTGCTTACTTCCTTGGGGCTAGATACACAGGAGATGAATAGACGAGTAACAAAATTATCGGGTGGACAACAGCAAAGAGTAGCAATTGCTAGGGCACTTTCAACCGATGCAAAATATATACTTGCAGATGAACCGACGGGGAATCTTGATAAAGATAATACGCAAAATATAATCGACATTTTTAAAAAATTAGTAAAAGAGCAGGGAAAATGTGTGATAGCAGTTACTCATTCAGAACGTTTGAAAGAACAATGTGATATATGTTACTCTCTGGAGGATTAGGATGGGATTATATAAGCGGATATTTATGGAGATTATAAGAAGGCCATTTAGAGCGGTGACTATAGCATTTATGATATTAGTATTGTCATTAGCATCCTTGGTGGGAGTATTTTTACACGACATAGTAAAAACTGCGTATCAGGAATATATTAAAATAGAGGGGTATAGTATCGCCATTGAGAATAATAATCAGGAGTCTATACCAAATGAAATAAGTGATGAGATTTTAGCATTAGATTATATAATAGGCTGCAATAATAATAGTAATTTGTATGATTATTTTAGG
This window contains:
- a CDS encoding ABC transporter ATP-binding protein; translated protein: MLSMKNVSYGYRNKNKVDILVLNNVSIDFKAGLFYSVYGASGSGKTTCLSLLGGLESPLKGTISLDGKDIKEIGYNNLRKNYVSYVFQDFHLFNYMSAIENVMLAIDITGKIKNNKLAKEKAVELLTSLGLDTQEMNRRVTKLSGGQQQRVAIARALSTDAKYILADEPTGNLDKDNTQNIIDIFKKLVKEQGKCVIAVTHSERLKEQCDICYSLED